One genomic region from Terriglobus aquaticus encodes:
- a CDS encoding zinc ribbon domain-containing protein, whose amino-acid sequence MNWDAPNFARSANSRTAHTRPDVDKPESDLRLIPWWSVALSALVFFAIQILFHRIMPPPHPGTAAMRWIMSYSWGTALASYMLLIGYISRDVKRRNMSGAVWMLMVLLMPAGIGAVVYFLLRQPVMTRCPSCRTELAHDFHFCPQCSFQLAPVCGQCFRGVHITDVFCVQCGHDLAQDSMPARLRSYTD is encoded by the coding sequence GTGAACTGGGATGCTCCCAACTTCGCACGCTCTGCCAACAGCCGTACCGCCCACACCCGGCCCGACGTCGACAAGCCTGAAAGCGATCTCCGCCTGATTCCGTGGTGGTCCGTCGCGCTGTCCGCGCTGGTCTTCTTCGCCATCCAGATCCTGTTCCACCGCATCATGCCGCCGCCGCACCCCGGCACGGCCGCCATGCGTTGGATCATGAGCTATAGCTGGGGCACCGCCCTGGCCAGCTACATGCTCCTCATCGGCTACATCAGCCGCGACGTCAAGCGCCGCAACATGAGCGGTGCCGTCTGGATGCTGATGGTGCTGCTCATGCCTGCGGGCATCGGCGCGGTCGTCTATTTCCTGCTGCGACAGCCCGTCATGACGCGCTGCCCCTCGTGCCGCACCGAACTCGCGCACGACTTCCACTTCTGCCCGCAGTGCTCGTTCCAACTCGCACCCGTCTGCGGCCAGTGTTTCCGCGGCGTCCACATCACCGACGTCTTCTGCGTCCAGTGCGGCCATGACCTCGCACAGGACAGCATGCCCGCCCGCCTCCGCTCCTATACCGACTAA
- a CDS encoding acyltransferase family protein codes for MSKNYLSFNGIRALALLLVFYRHYGPIAYPERFHSSLAFGGVDLFFVLSGFLITGILYKSAHRQDYFSRFYLRRALRTLPLYFGVFAVLYLYLLVSHTDAPKGMWMNLFFIQTMPMHMYSAGTTDLTPFDIHLRSGGVIGLGVLWSMAVEQNFYLLWPFVIRFLRDRKKLLALSGAGVVFEVVLRCILFHVDSNVAGKSDYMYFFPLTHCDGLFVGAFLNLWLQEAKLTRRQLHLSGVGLLAVGIVGYAVGQSLFGHGMWNYELNPMVQTFSSSLLALRGGGLLLLSLDHESWVSRALQWRPLQELGLVSYGFYMIHYLRKDLVSQMADHMPGHTRLLTLPIVFGFSFAFAWVSFHFYEKRFTTWKPGKITVDHAAQLAPEPAGVLV; via the coding sequence GTGAGCAAGAACTACCTGTCTTTTAATGGCATTCGTGCCCTTGCTCTGCTCCTGGTTTTCTATCGCCACTACGGTCCCATCGCCTACCCAGAGCGGTTTCACTCGTCGCTCGCGTTTGGAGGCGTGGACTTATTCTTTGTCCTATCGGGATTCCTGATCACCGGAATCCTCTACAAGAGCGCTCATAGGCAGGACTATTTTTCGCGGTTCTACCTGCGCCGCGCGCTTCGCACATTGCCCTTGTACTTTGGTGTGTTTGCCGTGCTGTACCTGTATCTGCTGGTCAGCCACACGGACGCACCCAAAGGCATGTGGATGAATCTTTTCTTCATCCAGACGATGCCCATGCATATGTATTCTGCAGGCACTACGGACCTGACACCGTTCGACATTCACCTGCGAAGTGGTGGAGTGATTGGGTTAGGCGTGCTGTGGAGCATGGCTGTGGAGCAGAACTTCTACCTGCTGTGGCCCTTTGTCATTCGGTTCCTGCGCGACCGCAAGAAGCTGCTCGCGTTGTCGGGTGCCGGAGTTGTGTTTGAAGTTGTACTCCGTTGCATCCTGTTTCACGTGGACAGCAACGTGGCGGGCAAGTCTGACTACATGTACTTCTTCCCGTTGACCCACTGCGACGGTTTGTTTGTCGGAGCGTTTCTGAACCTCTGGTTACAGGAAGCGAAGCTGACCAGGCGACAACTTCACCTCAGCGGTGTGGGTCTGCTGGCCGTTGGCATCGTGGGCTACGCGGTGGGACAGAGCTTATTCGGGCACGGCATGTGGAATTACGAATTGAACCCAATGGTGCAGACGTTCAGTTCTTCCTTACTCGCACTGCGTGGTGGGGGCCTGCTGCTGCTTTCTCTGGACCATGAGTCCTGGGTGTCTCGCGCGCTGCAGTGGCGGCCGCTGCAGGAGCTGGGACTGGTCAGCTACGGGTTCTACATGATCCATTACCTGCGCAAGGACCTGGTGAGCCAGATGGCGGATCACATGCCCGGTCACACACGTTTGCTGACTCTGCCGATCGTGTTCGGGTTCAGCTTTGCCTTCGCCTGGGTCAGCTTTCACTTTTACGAGAAGCGCTTTACGACATGGAAGCCCGGCAAGATCACGGTGGATCACGCTGCCCAGTTGGCACCTGAGCCTGCCGGTGTTCTCGTATAG
- a CDS encoding GH39 family glycosyl hydrolase, translating to MASLTALAQGTIPPPPEAPQQEPVAIAVNLAQPTGDYKPIYSWFGYDEGNYTTMRDGKVLLRKLHDLSPVPVYIRVHHLLTSGNGTPELKWSSTGVYSEDATGKPVYNFTILDGIFDEFQAAGVRPMVELGFMPQDLAADLPNRHEPYQVHYPQSTVSGKSDNPPKDYAKWGELARVVTAHLVQRYGRDTVRQWYFEVWNEPDIDYWHASPQDYWKLYDYAVAGVRAALPDAKVGGPASTSPRSPKAYDFLKGFLEHVNTGKSSANGKPLPLDFISFHAKGQPTIVDGKVIMGISSELTDVDHGFQLVSTFPRFRTLPIILSEADPEGCAACSSKVNPANNYRNGTLYPAYTAAAYKRLFQLQDKYRVNLLSMLSWSFEFEGRDYFEGFRSLSTNGIDKPVLNFFRMAALLHGTRVAVTSTGAVPLEQIVQTGVRGNNDTDALATRGTDNTAAVLVWNYNDSNAPGPATPTSVSITGVPATAKRVLVSQYRIDDTHSNAYTAWQAMGSPQHPTTQQYQQLQSAAGLQLLTSPAWLDATNGTVHIATDMPRQSVELITIKW from the coding sequence ATGGCAAGCCTGACCGCACTCGCCCAGGGCACCATCCCACCGCCGCCCGAAGCGCCGCAGCAAGAGCCGGTCGCCATCGCCGTAAACCTGGCCCAACCCACCGGCGACTACAAGCCCATCTATAGCTGGTTCGGCTACGACGAAGGCAACTACACCACCATGCGCGACGGCAAAGTCCTCCTTCGCAAGCTGCACGATCTCTCGCCCGTGCCCGTATATATCCGCGTGCACCACCTGCTCACCAGCGGCAACGGCACACCCGAGCTCAAGTGGAGTTCGACCGGCGTCTACAGCGAAGACGCCACGGGCAAGCCCGTCTATAACTTCACGATCCTCGACGGCATCTTCGACGAGTTCCAGGCCGCCGGCGTGCGTCCCATGGTCGAGCTCGGCTTCATGCCGCAGGACCTCGCGGCCGACCTGCCGAACCGCCACGAACCGTACCAGGTCCACTACCCGCAAAGCACCGTCAGCGGCAAAAGCGACAACCCGCCCAAGGACTACGCAAAGTGGGGCGAACTCGCCCGCGTCGTCACCGCGCACCTAGTCCAGCGCTACGGCCGCGACACCGTGCGGCAGTGGTACTTCGAAGTGTGGAACGAGCCCGACATCGACTACTGGCACGCCTCGCCCCAGGACTACTGGAAGCTCTACGACTACGCCGTCGCCGGTGTGCGCGCAGCTTTGCCCGACGCCAAAGTCGGCGGTCCCGCCTCCACCAGCCCGCGCAGTCCCAAAGCTTACGACTTTCTCAAGGGCTTCCTGGAACACGTGAACACCGGCAAAAGCTCCGCCAATGGCAAGCCTCTGCCGCTCGACTTCATCAGCTTCCACGCCAAGGGCCAGCCCACCATCGTTGACGGCAAAGTCATCATGGGCATCTCCAGCGAACTCACCGACGTGGACCACGGCTTCCAGCTCGTCTCCACCTTCCCGCGCTTCCGCACCCTGCCCATCATCCTCAGCGAGGCGGACCCCGAGGGCTGCGCCGCCTGCTCCAGCAAGGTGAATCCGGCCAACAACTACCGCAACGGCACGCTCTACCCCGCGTACACCGCCGCGGCCTACAAGCGCCTGTTCCAACTGCAGGACAAGTACCGCGTTAACCTGCTCTCCATGCTCAGTTGGTCGTTTGAGTTTGAGGGCCGCGACTACTTCGAAGGCTTCCGCTCGCTCTCCACCAACGGCATCGACAAGCCAGTACTCAACTTCTTCCGCATGGCCGCCCTGCTGCACGGCACTCGCGTGGCCGTCACCAGTACCGGCGCCGTTCCACTCGAACAGATCGTGCAAACCGGTGTACGCGGCAACAACGACACCGACGCCCTCGCCACGCGCGGCACCGACAACACCGCAGCCGTCCTCGTGTGGAACTACAACGACAGCAACGCGCCTGGCCCAGCTACGCCCACTTCAGTCAGCATCACCGGCGTCCCAGCAACTGCAAAGCGCGTCCTCGTCTCCCAGTACCGCATCGACGACACGCACAGCAACGCCTACACCGCGTGGCAGGCCATGGGCTCACCGCAGCACCCCACCACCCAGCAGTACCAGCAACTCCAGTCCGCGGCCGGCCTTCAACTGCTTACCTCGCCCGCATGGCTCGACGCAACCAACGGCACGGTCCACATCGCAACGGACATGCCCAGGCAAAGCGTCGAGCTCATCACCATCAAGTGGTAA
- a CDS encoding glycosyltransferase 87 family protein has translation MRDRGTAELQTEESTLAQWKTGEVTDKRLPYELWLFLLISAALTSAAFLFSLVARWFHWGLPYSFPYFFVPGQLLSDFRFFWTKFSYLHTYHFYSSSGGYFMYPLPLFYLLRPLFATSRPFILFILLLLVSTSLLVYAFVRAMRSSGMRGVGLAIFVAATVLLSYPLAFEYLRGNVEIFLFSLTAFGLIAWWKEKPYLAAVLLGVAGACKIYPLILAGLFFSERRWRALGVAFGTAIAVTFVAALAFGPTVHAALAWDGFQLSLFQKRYAGVPSQLGYDHSFFGLVKFVTLPWHPNLTALVPIYVRTAAVLSLLLYFVRIRHLPMLNQVMVLSILSITLPPVSYDYTLLAVYPPLVMLSMEVARRAFAGLEPIPNAMRYFVLFAVLLTPLSFVTWFSNPHGAQLRCLCLIAILWTALRYPIAEASLTLQSKPVIEGALSA, from the coding sequence ATGAGAGATAGGGGAACAGCGGAGTTACAGACAGAAGAATCAACACTGGCCCAGTGGAAGACGGGGGAGGTTACAGACAAACGCCTGCCTTACGAGTTGTGGCTCTTCCTGCTGATTAGCGCGGCACTCACCTCCGCGGCTTTTCTGTTCAGTTTGGTGGCCCGGTGGTTCCACTGGGGATTACCGTACAGCTTTCCTTACTTCTTTGTTCCGGGGCAGCTTCTAAGTGACTTCCGGTTCTTCTGGACGAAGTTCTCGTACCTGCACACGTACCACTTCTACTCCAGCAGCGGCGGATACTTTATGTATCCCTTGCCCCTGTTCTATCTGCTGCGGCCGCTGTTTGCTACATCTCGGCCCTTTATCCTCTTTATCCTTCTGCTCCTCGTCTCTACCAGCTTGCTGGTCTATGCCTTTGTGCGGGCGATGCGCAGTTCCGGGATGCGCGGCGTGGGGTTAGCTATCTTTGTCGCAGCCACGGTACTTCTTTCCTATCCGCTTGCATTCGAGTATCTGCGCGGCAACGTCGAGATCTTCCTCTTTTCGTTGACCGCTTTCGGACTGATTGCCTGGTGGAAAGAAAAGCCCTATCTTGCCGCAGTACTCCTCGGCGTAGCTGGAGCATGCAAGATCTATCCACTTATCCTGGCTGGGCTTTTCTTTTCAGAGCGCCGCTGGCGGGCGCTAGGTGTGGCGTTCGGAACTGCAATCGCGGTCACATTTGTCGCGGCCCTGGCGTTCGGACCAACGGTCCATGCGGCGTTGGCGTGGGACGGATTCCAGCTTTCCCTGTTCCAGAAGCGCTATGCCGGTGTGCCATCCCAGCTCGGGTACGACCACTCGTTTTTCGGGCTGGTGAAGTTTGTGACGCTGCCGTGGCATCCTAACCTGACGGCGCTCGTGCCGATCTATGTGCGCACAGCGGCGGTGCTCTCCCTGCTGCTGTATTTTGTCCGGATCCGGCATCTGCCCATGCTGAACCAGGTGATGGTTCTGTCGATCTTGTCGATCACGCTGCCGCCGGTTTCGTACGATTACACCCTGCTCGCGGTCTACCCTCCGCTGGTGATGCTGAGCATGGAAGTGGCGCGGAGAGCGTTCGCAGGTCTGGAGCCGATTCCCAATGCGATGCGGTACTTTGTGCTGTTTGCAGTGCTGCTGACGCCGCTGTCGTTTGTGACGTGGTTCAGCAATCCTCATGGCGCGCAGTTGCGGTGCCTGTGCCTGATCGCGATCCTGTGGACCGCGCTGCGGTATCCGATTGCGGAAGCGTCGCTGACTTTGCAATCGAAGCCCGTGATCGAGGGAGCGCTGAGCGCATAA
- the gyrB gene encoding DNA topoisomerase (ATP-hydrolyzing) subunit B, whose product MATETPLLDLQQTDPTNAPEPAVESNGSRNGEAQSKSYTSDNIKVLEGLEAVRLRPAMYIGSTTEQGLHHLVYEVVDNSVDEALAGFATRIDVTIHVDNSITVVDDGRGIPVDIKDLGNGQKMPAVQVVLTKLHAGGKFDASTYKVSGGLHGVGVSCVNALSEEFDVEIWRDGHTYQQDYSKGDPISDVREVGVTQKRGTKVHFLPDKSIFSVHEYNFDTLAGRLRQLAFLNKGIHITLTDERTTDPKTGEAKSLDFRYKGGIEEFIRHLNKGKAVLHEKPIYMEAERGQLVMEIALQYNDAYSETVFSFANNINTVDGGTHLSGFRTSLTRTINAAGQSLGLFKDVKESLSGDDVREGLVAVVSVKLPQPQFEGQTKGKLNSDISGQVQSFVNERLGAYFEQNPQVAKRIINKAIEAARAREAARKARDLTRRKGALDGGGLPGKLADCSERQPDRCELYLVEGESAGGTAKQGRDRRFQAILPLKGKILNVEKARYDKMLGHEEIRAMITALGTGIGKDDFQLEKLRYGKLILMTDADVDGSHIRTLLLTFFFRHMNLLVQRGHVYIAQPPLYKIKKGKFEQYVKDDREFVKVMVKRAADGMTVRYGDQAQLLEGGALTKFMGQLNEYLGFYDKADKRFRNDRVTSAVAELFAHDGKEPAQRADFETPEKLNELATRLNAMAKEFQFKAVGSPVRDEEHGTWSLEFTDANGAHRRIDYTVVSAPEFRLMLGKYAQIREYLKPPFHIEYLPKGGSKAEIAQADEAEEVAETEGVNETIAAAPGTATEVKGTKRAPKAGQDPVEKQTARELFEYVIEQGKKEYQVQRYKGLGEMTAEQLWETTMDPERRTLLQVKLEDIAATEEIFTTLMGEDVEARRRFIEENALDVKNLDI is encoded by the coding sequence ATGGCCACCGAAACGCCCCTGCTCGACCTGCAACAAACCGATCCCACCAACGCTCCCGAGCCCGCCGTCGAATCCAACGGCTCCCGTAACGGCGAGGCCCAGTCCAAGAGCTACACCTCCGACAACATCAAGGTGCTCGAGGGGCTTGAAGCCGTGCGTCTACGCCCGGCCATGTACATCGGCTCCACCACCGAGCAGGGTCTGCACCACCTGGTCTATGAAGTCGTCGACAACTCCGTCGACGAGGCGCTGGCTGGCTTCGCCACCCGCATCGACGTCACCATCCACGTCGACAACTCCATCACCGTCGTCGACGACGGCCGCGGCATCCCGGTCGACATTAAGGACCTCGGCAACGGCCAGAAGATGCCCGCCGTCCAGGTCGTTCTGACCAAGCTGCACGCCGGCGGCAAGTTCGACGCCAGCACCTACAAGGTCTCGGGCGGTCTCCACGGCGTGGGCGTCTCGTGCGTCAACGCACTCTCCGAAGAGTTCGACGTGGAGATCTGGCGCGACGGCCACACCTACCAGCAGGACTACAGCAAGGGTGATCCCATCTCCGACGTGCGCGAAGTCGGCGTCACCCAGAAGCGCGGCACCAAGGTCCACTTCCTGCCTGACAAGTCGATCTTCTCGGTCCACGAGTACAACTTCGACACGCTCGCCGGCCGCCTGCGCCAGCTAGCGTTCCTCAACAAGGGCATCCACATCACGCTCACCGACGAGCGCACCACCGATCCCAAGACCGGCGAGGCCAAGTCGCTCGACTTCCGCTACAAGGGCGGCATCGAGGAGTTCATCCGCCACCTGAACAAGGGCAAGGCCGTCCTGCACGAAAAGCCGATCTACATGGAAGCCGAGCGCGGTCAGCTCGTCATGGAGATTGCGCTGCAGTACAACGACGCCTACTCCGAAACCGTCTTCAGCTTCGCCAACAACATCAACACCGTCGACGGCGGCACCCATCTTTCCGGCTTCCGCACCTCGCTCACGCGCACCATCAACGCTGCGGGCCAGTCACTCGGCCTGTTCAAGGACGTGAAGGAATCCCTCTCGGGCGACGACGTCCGCGAAGGCCTCGTCGCCGTGGTCAGCGTCAAGCTGCCGCAGCCCCAGTTCGAAGGCCAGACCAAGGGCAAGCTCAACTCCGACATCTCGGGCCAGGTCCAGTCGTTCGTGAACGAACGCCTCGGCGCCTACTTCGAGCAGAACCCTCAGGTCGCCAAGCGCATCATCAACAAGGCCATCGAAGCCGCTCGCGCCCGCGAAGCCGCGCGCAAAGCCCGTGACCTCACGCGCCGCAAAGGCGCGCTCGACGGCGGTGGTCTGCCCGGCAAGCTCGCCGACTGCTCCGAGCGTCAGCCCGACCGCTGCGAGCTCTACCTGGTCGAGGGTGAGTCCGCAGGCGGCACCGCCAAGCAGGGCCGCGACCGCCGCTTCCAGGCCATCCTCCCGCTCAAGGGCAAGATCCTCAACGTCGAAAAGGCCCGCTACGACAAGATGCTGGGCCACGAAGAAATCCGCGCCATGATCACGGCGCTCGGCACCGGCATCGGCAAAGACGACTTCCAGCTCGAAAAGCTGCGCTACGGCAAGCTGATTCTCATGACAGACGCCGACGTCGACGGCTCGCACATCCGCACGCTTCTGCTCACCTTCTTCTTCCGCCACATGAACCTGCTCGTGCAGCGCGGCCACGTCTACATCGCGCAGCCGCCGCTCTACAAAATCAAGAAGGGCAAGTTCGAGCAGTACGTCAAAGACGACCGCGAGTTCGTCAAGGTCATGGTCAAGCGCGCTGCCGACGGCATGACCGTCCGCTACGGCGACCAGGCCCAGTTGCTCGAAGGCGGAGCCCTGACCAAGTTCATGGGCCAGCTCAACGAGTACCTCGGCTTCTACGACAAGGCCGACAAGCGCTTCCGCAATGACCGCGTCACCTCCGCCGTGGCCGAGCTCTTCGCCCACGACGGCAAGGAGCCCGCACAACGCGCCGACTTCGAAACACCGGAAAAGCTGAACGAACTCGCCACCCGCCTCAACGCCATGGCGAAGGAGTTCCAGTTCAAGGCCGTCGGCTCGCCCGTCCGCGACGAAGAGCACGGCACATGGTCGCTCGAGTTCACCGACGCGAACGGCGCGCACCGCCGCATCGATTACACCGTGGTGTCCGCGCCGGAGTTCCGCCTCATGCTCGGCAAATACGCGCAGATTCGCGAGTACCTCAAGCCGCCGTTCCACATCGAGTACCTGCCCAAGGGCGGCTCCAAAGCCGAGATTGCTCAGGCCGACGAAGCCGAAGAGGTAGCCGAAACCGAAGGCGTCAACGAGACCATCGCCGCCGCACCGGGCACCGCGACCGAGGTCAAGGGCACCAAGCGCGCACCCAAGGCCGGCCAGGACCCAGTCGAAAAGCAGACCGCGCGCGAGCTCTTCGAGTACGTCATCGAGCAGGGCAAGAAGGAGTACCAAGTGCAGCGCTACAAGGGCCTCGGCGAAATGACCGCCGAGCAGCTCTGGGAGACCACCATGGACCCCGAACGCCGCACGCTCCTCCAGGTCAAGCTCGAAGACATCGCCGCCACTGAGGAGATCTTCACCACCCTCATGGGCGAAGACGTCGAAGCCCGCCGTCGCTTCATCGAAGAGAACGCGCTGGACGTCAAGAACCTCGACATCTAG